In Deinococcus radiotolerans, the genomic stretch GCCTGCTGGATGTGACCGGGCCCAGACCACGCCCCCAGAGGGGGGAACGCCGTCTGGCATCAGTGCCCAGAACCACGGACGCTCCAGCTTCGAGTCGTCCGTGGGCCTGATCAGGCTCGTGACGTGCTGATCAAGGAGGCGGCCAGCCAGTGGACGGAAACTGACCTCCACACGGAACGGCCCTCCCAACGCATGACCTGCGGCCTCACCCTGGTCAACTTCGTTCACGGCCGATCACGCGGTCCTGTACGCTGGGCGCATCCTGCTCAACCTCGGAGGTTCCCATGAAACAGACAGATCGCGCCGCTTCCCCTGTGCCGTTCATTCCCGTCACCTGGAACCGTTCCTGAAGCAGCTGAGCGCCAGCCGGGTGACCTGCTCCTGAGGTCACACTTTCATGACATACATCACCGAATCACCCACGCTGGACACCCTGCCCGACATTTACGCCCTTCATGCTGACCTGGCCGAGCGAAACCGCCTGTTGTCCGTTCTACGTGAGAACCTGGCTGCGGGCCGCAATCGCCTGGAGAATCTGCTGATCCTCCGCTCGGACCGTGGCATCGAGGGCACCGCCTTGGTATCTCCCGCGGTGCAGGTGCCCTATTTCCCTCGCCTGCGCCCGGATGTCACCGAAGAGGCCATGACCCTCCTGGCGCGCACCCTGCGGGACCGGGCCGAGTCGGAGCGGCGGCTGATCCTGCAAAACGACCTCGCGCCGCTGCACCGTGAGGCGGTCGAAGCGGCCGGCTGGCAGTACAGCAGCACGGAAGTCGCGTACGACACGGACCTGACCGCCCGGACGTACGCGCTCGACCCACGCGCGCAGGAGGGCGACGAATCAATGTTGCTTCGGCCCGACGTGCAGGCTCTCATTCACGCGCTCGGAAGCCAGCTCCAGCAGTTCAGCGGCGGATTCCGCGACGGGTGGACGGTGGTGGCCCTGCCCGGTGATGAGGTCGGGGAGCCCCTCCTGGCGCTCGGCGCGTACGGTCCAGCCAAACCAGGGTACGGGGGCGTGGACATGATCGGCGTCCACCCGCAGGCGCGCGGTCAGGGCCTCGGCACGCGGCTGAACGCCCACCTGCTGGCGCGCCTTGCGGAACGGTTCACCCAGCATGGCGGGCTGACCTCGGCGGACAATCACGCGATGCGCCGAATTCTCCAGAAGAATGGGAGCCGCCACACCGCCACCCAGATGTACTTCCAGTAGAACGCCCAATTGGAGAGGCAGGCTGAATCCTGGCCCTGACGGCGGATGGACGCGCGCCGAATGGGCCATCCGACCAGAGGCCAGAGGCCGGACTGGGGACGCTCGGTGGAGGGGCGCCCCCTGCCGGGCGTCTCCTGAGTGGTGATTGTGCGTCGGCGGCGTACCGCCTGGGCTGGCCGTCAGGCGGACCCGCGATGAGAACGGCGCTCTGGCCGCCGATTCATGACCGGACCGAATAGCCTTCAGATTGAAACTGTGAATTTGTCGGAAGACCGGGTGGCTTCTGTGCCGGGAGTCAGTTCATGCTGCGCCGCCCGGCTCATCCTGGCCTGTTGGGAAGAGCCGGTAGACGCCTAAGGATTCAGCGGCCCACACGTTGCAACATTCTCCTGGACCTGCTCAGCTAATGAACGGCGTGGTCAGCTCCGAGGTCCAGGATCGTCCTGATGTTCTGTCACGCGACTCCAGGCTGGTCACGCCTATGTTGAAGTTGATGGCATAAAGACGACCGTAAGACGAGCAGCTTTACTGTAAGCGTGTGACCTCGGCTGCTTCCTCTGACCTTCAGCCGAATGACGCGCGGCTCCGTGAGCTTCTGGCTGTGGCCGATCCGATGGTCGTGTCGGACGCGGTGCAGGCCGAGTCACTCCTGCGTGAAGCCTACGCTCTGGCCCTGCACGTGGGTGACGTACGCTCGCAGGCGCTCGCCCTGACACTGCTGGGCGCCACGTTCTATTTCCGCTCGCAGTACCACCAGGCTCTGGCCGTGCTGACCCAGGCGCAGGAAGCGGCGGACCTCGCGCAGGACAGCGCTCTCCAGTCGCGGGTGGCGAACAACATGGGCATCTGCGCCGTGGCGCTGGGCCGGTACGCGGACGGTATCCACTGGTACCAGCGCAGCCTGGACGTCGCGCAGGCGCATGGGGATGATGCGGGCCGGGCCCGCACGCTGAGCAACGTGGGCCTCATTCACGTGGAACTGGGCGACTACGAGCTTGCACTCGAAATCTTCGAGCAGGTCATGAGCCTGACGCATTCCGCTGAGGAGCGCCACTCTCCGAGCATGTCCTCCAACGCCATCAACATGGTGTACTCGTACTACCACGTGGGCAAACCGCAGGAGGCGCTCTCACTGGCGCTGGAGCACCTGCCGGTGGTGCAGGCCCTGGGCATCCGGCAGCATGAGGTGGTGCTGCGCGCCTGGATGGTGCCCTGCCTGGTCGCGACCGGTCAGACGGCCGAAGCGGCGCGGCAGGCCGAGGCCCTGCTGCCCCTCGCGGAGCAGGTGAACGATCACGAGCAGCTCGCCAACGTCCGGATGTTCTATGGACAGGCGCTGGCTCAGATGGGGCAGCTGGACGCCGCGTACGAGCAGCTGCAACTGGCGCTCGGGGAGGCCCGCCGCCACGAGATCCGCACGCCTGAACGCCTGGCGCTGCTGCACCTCAGTCGCGTGCACGCCGACCGGGGCGAGTGGCAGCAGGCGTACGAAACACTCCAGTCGCACGAGGAACTCAGCCGGTCCCTGCAGGCGCAGACGGTCGAGCGCAAAGCGAAGGTGCTGAGCGCGCAGATGCAACTTGAAATTCTGCGCCGTGAAGCAGAAGTGGAGCGCCGCCGCAACACCGAGCTGACGCAGGCCAACGTGGCCTTGCAGGCCGCTCAGGACACGCTGCAGTACCGCGCGACACACGACGCCCTGACCGGCCTGGTCAACCGGGCGCACTTCCAGGCGGAGGTGGCGCAGGCGCTGGATGCGGAGGAGTCCACCCGGTTCGGGATTCTGTTTCTCGATCTGGACCGCTTCAAGGAAGTCAACGATACGCTGGGCCACGACGTCGGGGATGAACTACTCCAGGCTGTCGCCCGGCGCCTGACGCAGTCGGTCCGCGCCGGTGACCTGGTGGCGCGCATGGGCGGCGACGAGTTCACGGTGATCCTCCGGAACCTGCGCAGCGATCAGGACATCGACCGTGTCGCCCAGAAAATTCTCAACCAGTTGGTTCAGCCCGTTCAGGTCAAGGGCCACACCCTGCACGTGACGGCCTCCATCGGTGCCGCCGTCGCCCCGCGCGACGGGCAGGACGTCACCACCCTCCAGCGGCACGCCGACATCGCCATGTACCGCGCCAAGCAGGCAGGCAAGAACGGCGTGCGCCTCTACCACCCGGCCATGGGTGAGGCCGCGGCTGAACGCGTGGACCTGGAACGCGACCTCCGGCAGGCTCTGGACGGCCAGCAGTTCACCCTGTATTACCAGGGCCAGTTTGATGGCGCCACCGGCGCGCTTCAGGGTTTTGAGGCGCTGGTCCGCTGGCAGCATGCCACCCAGGGCCTGCTTCTGCCGGGCAAGTTCATCGGCATGGCTGAGGAGACGCAGCTGATTCTGCCGCTCGGCGCGTGGGTGCTGCAGGAAGCCTGCCGGCAGGCCGCCGCGTGGCACGCCGTTACTCCGGGGCTGACCATCAGCGTGAACGTCAGCGCGGTGCAATTCGAGCATCCGGGCTTCAGCGCAGCCGTGCGTGAGGCCCTGGAACGCTCTGGCCTCCCACCCGGGTGCCTGATTCTGGAACTGACGGAAAGTGCCGTGCTGCGCGATCCGGCGGCGGCGGCGGCGCAGCTGACGCACCTTAAGCGCCTTGGCGTCCGCGTGGCGCTGGATGATTTCGGAACGGGGCAGAGCAGCCTCAGCCTGCTCCACAGCCTGCCCATCGACGAGCTGAAGATTGACCGGTCTTTCGTTCAGTCCGCGAACCGCGTGCTGCTGGAAGTCATGCTGCACCTCGCGCAGGGCCTGAACCTGCGGGTGGTTGCCGAAGGCGTGGAAACTGCGGATCAGCAGGCGCTGCTGCGGACGCTGGGTTGCGACAGCCTGCAGGGGTACCTCCTGGCGCGTCCAGGGCCAGCGGAGGACGCGCGGTCCCTGCTGACCCTGTAGTAGTGCGGGGCGTGCGGGGCGACGTCTTGAAGGCGCAGGGCATAACCGACTGGATCGTAACGGGCCCATAAGCTCCGAACCGATTCGGGGCCCGTCAGGTCTGGTGGCCTGGGTGAGCAACATCGCTGTGCCGGAGACGGCCGCCCGTCCGCGTTGCACGACGGCCCGTGACCGCTTCAGGTGACCTTCACCCAATTCGAGCATCGTTCCTCACCGGTGCGTGGGCGCTCGTCACGGCGTTGACACGCCCCACTTCGGCGCGCGCGGCAGAGTGGAACGGTTCCGCCAGCGCGGCGGACACGTTGACAGGGGACGCACCCGAGGAGGGACTGAAATCCCGCAAGGCAACAATGGAAACGGTGGAAACTACGGGAACGGAAGCGGCAATGAGGGTCGCGGGTTCGCTGGTATGGACCCGGAACGTCAGCGCGAAATCGCTTCGGAAGGCGGCCGGGCCGCCCAGGAGAGCGGGAGCGCCCACCAGCTCACGCAGGAAGAAGCCAGCGAAGGCGGCCGCGCCGCACACGAAAGTGGGAACGCCCACGAGTTCACCAGTGAAGAAGCCCGCGAGGCAGGCCGGAAGGGGGGCGAGGCGTCCCACAGCGGAGGCAACCAGGGCGGCAGCGGGAGCCAACGTGGAGGCTCTAGTGAGCAGCACGCCGAAGCAGGGCGTCAGAGTCACAAGAACGACTAAGCAGTAGAGCGCGCGCCGGAGCAGTCAGCCCGGAGGGACGGGAGCACGGCGCGCGGTGAAGGGAGGCGTCCACCTTCTGAAAAACGGGCGCGCGAGCGGGTAAGACGAGGACCAGACGCCGGTGCAAGTCCGGACACCCGCACCCCAAGGGGCGTCAGGAAGGCGCCCCGTTTTCGGTCAGCAGGACCATGGAGGCAGCGCCGCGCTTTAAGGCAGCTCAAGCGGCGCTGCGATTCAGGCCAACCGGCGTGCCCTCTGCGGCCAGGCCATTGAGGATCCAGTTGTCGTGCTGCAGGTCACGTCTGTGATCAGTCCGGTTTCTCCTCCGTGAGGTCTACCCGGGTGGACCACTGAAGTGGCGTGCTGAACGGGTTGAGCAGCGGGTCCACCGTCATCTCCCGCGCCGTGCGGTTCCCCTGCGTGCTGCTGGCCAGGCGGGCCAGATCCGCTTTGGGTGTCCGGTCCTCGTACAGCAGGCCATTCTTCTCCTGGAACGTATCGGTCAGTTGCGTGTAGCAGAAACCGGACAGGCCGTGACAGTCGTAGATGGCGGCCATCAGGTCCGCGTAGTCGTTCTGAAAGTCCTGCTCGCTGCGGGACTGACTGTAGCCCCAGCCGACCTGCTGGTCCGGAATGTACGCAATCCCGCCGAACTCGGACAGCATGACCGGCTGCTCGGCCGGCTGGAACCCACTCAGCGTCAGGAACCGGTCCGCGGGCTGCTGAAGGGACAGGGTGGCGCGGGTCATGTCCAGGCTGCCGTACCTCTGCCGGAGGGCGGCCGTGTCGTACGCGTAATCATGAATGGTCAGGATGTCGGTGGCCACGTGCTCCCACCCGTCATTCCCGATCACGGGCCGCGACGGGTCCAGCGTCTTCGTCAGGGCGTACAGCGCCCGCACGTAGTCCCGGTGCGAGGGATTGGTGGGCAGGTCCGGCACGCCCCAGGACTCGTTCAGCGGCACCCACGCCACAATGCACGGGTGGGACCGGTCGCGGGCCACGACCTCCTGCCACTCCCGGGTGAGGCGCTCAACGGCCTGCGGCGTGAACCGGTAGGCGCTGGGCATCTCCTCCCACACGAGCACGCCCATCACGTCGCACCAGTACAGCCAGCGCGGCTGCTCGATCTTCTGGTGCTTGCGCACCCCGTTGAAGCCGAGCTGACGCGTGAGTTCCACGTCGCGCCGCAACTCCGCGTCGGTGGCGGTCATCAGGCCCTCAGGCCAGTAGCCCTGATCCAGCACCATCTTCAGGTAGTACGGGCGGCCGTTGAGCAGGAACCGGTTCCCGGCCACCTGGACGGACCGGAGCGCGGCGTAACTGTAGACCCGGTCCACGACCTCCGTGTCCCGCATCAGTTCCAGGCAGGCGTTCAGCAGCTGAGGATGCCGGGGACTCCAGAGGAGCTCGTTGCGGAAGTCATCAATGCCAGGATCGGACAGCGCAATCTGCCGGTGCACTTCCAGGCTGTGCAGGGCGTACCGGTCATCGACCAGCAGCGCCTCATCCCGCCACAGCCGCACGCGCAGGGCCAGGCCGGGCGTGACCGCCCCTTCCAGGTGCAGGTGAAGGCCCAGCTGCCACTGGTCCATGTCACTGGACCACGTCAGCAGGCCAATGGAGGTGTCCGGCACGGCCTCCAGCCACACGGTCTGCCAGATGCCGGTGGTCCGGGGGTACCAGATGGAATGCGGTTCACGCTGCCAGTCCTGCTTCCCACGGGGCTTGGCCAGGTCATGCGGATTGTCCTGCGCGCGCACGACCACCTCGACCGTTTCACTCCTGGTGGCGTGACGGGTAATGTCCGCTGTGAACGGCGTGTGGCCCCCTTCGTGCGTCGCGACGAGGTGACCATCCACCCAGACG encodes the following:
- a CDS encoding KGG domain-containing protein, translating into MDPERQREIASEGGRAAQESGSAHQLTQEEASEGGRAAHESGNAHEFTSEEAREAGRKGGEASHSGGNQGGSGSQRGGSSEQHAEAGRQSHKND
- a CDS encoding glycoside hydrolase family 2 protein yields the protein MRHSSHPTPLLERDNWRDLSGPWRFSFDDADAWEHPDEVAFDREIRVPYAPESPRSGIHDQQFHAAVWYSRRIDLTPEERQGRLLLHFGAVDYRATVWVDGHLVATHEGGHTPFTADITRHATRSETVEVVVRAQDNPHDLAKPRGKQDWQREPHSIWYPRTTGIWQTVWLEAVPDTSIGLLTWSSDMDQWQLGLHLHLEGAVTPGLALRVRLWRDEALLVDDRYALHSLEVHRQIALSDPGIDDFRNELLWSPRHPQLLNACLELMRDTEVVDRVYSYAALRSVQVAGNRFLLNGRPYYLKMVLDQGYWPEGLMTATDAELRRDVELTRQLGFNGVRKHQKIEQPRWLYWCDVMGVLVWEEMPSAYRFTPQAVERLTREWQEVVARDRSHPCIVAWVPLNESWGVPDLPTNPSHRDYVRALYALTKTLDPSRPVIGNDGWEHVATDILTIHDYAYDTAALRQRYGSLDMTRATLSLQQPADRFLTLSGFQPAEQPVMLSEFGGIAYIPDQQVGWGYSQSRSEQDFQNDYADLMAAIYDCHGLSGFCYTQLTDTFQEKNGLLYEDRTPKADLARLASSTQGNRTAREMTVDPLLNPFSTPLQWSTRVDLTEEKPD
- a CDS encoding EAL domain-containing protein, coding for MTSAASSDLQPNDARLRELLAVADPMVVSDAVQAESLLREAYALALHVGDVRSQALALTLLGATFYFRSQYHQALAVLTQAQEAADLAQDSALQSRVANNMGICAVALGRYADGIHWYQRSLDVAQAHGDDAGRARTLSNVGLIHVELGDYELALEIFEQVMSLTHSAEERHSPSMSSNAINMVYSYYHVGKPQEALSLALEHLPVVQALGIRQHEVVLRAWMVPCLVATGQTAEAARQAEALLPLAEQVNDHEQLANVRMFYGQALAQMGQLDAAYEQLQLALGEARRHEIRTPERLALLHLSRVHADRGEWQQAYETLQSHEELSRSLQAQTVERKAKVLSAQMQLEILRREAEVERRRNTELTQANVALQAAQDTLQYRATHDALTGLVNRAHFQAEVAQALDAEESTRFGILFLDLDRFKEVNDTLGHDVGDELLQAVARRLTQSVRAGDLVARMGGDEFTVILRNLRSDQDIDRVAQKILNQLVQPVQVKGHTLHVTASIGAAVAPRDGQDVTTLQRHADIAMYRAKQAGKNGVRLYHPAMGEAAAERVDLERDLRQALDGQQFTLYYQGQFDGATGALQGFEALVRWQHATQGLLLPGKFIGMAEETQLILPLGAWVLQEACRQAAAWHAVTPGLTISVNVSAVQFEHPGFSAAVREALERSGLPPGCLILELTESAVLRDPAAAAAQLTHLKRLGVRVALDDFGTGQSSLSLLHSLPIDELKIDRSFVQSANRVLLEVMLHLAQGLNLRVVAEGVETADQQALLRTLGCDSLQGYLLARPGPAEDARSLLTL
- a CDS encoding GNAT family N-acetyltransferase encodes the protein MTYITESPTLDTLPDIYALHADLAERNRLLSVLRENLAAGRNRLENLLILRSDRGIEGTALVSPAVQVPYFPRLRPDVTEEAMTLLARTLRDRAESERRLILQNDLAPLHREAVEAAGWQYSSTEVAYDTDLTARTYALDPRAQEGDESMLLRPDVQALIHALGSQLQQFSGGFRDGWTVVALPGDEVGEPLLALGAYGPAKPGYGGVDMIGVHPQARGQGLGTRLNAHLLARLAERFTQHGGLTSADNHAMRRILQKNGSRHTATQMYFQ